DNA from Deltaproteobacteria bacterium:
ACCGCCCGCATCACTGTGCTCGACAACGATCTTGACCCGGCCGGCGAACACCCGCCGGTCGGCGGTGCCGAAATTCTTGTGCACGCGCATCCTGAAACCCTGCTGGCGCGGTTGCAGACCGGCCCGGAGGGCGTCGCGGGCTTGGCGACGCCGGCGGATGTCAGGCCTGCCGCCATAGTCCTCTCCGTCCGCCATCCGGACTTCAACCCGCGCCACCTACGGTTGGACGGCAGCGCGCTCGTCATCGACCCGCGCCGCCAGTTGTACGAACGCGAAGTGGCGCGCTGACAGGGGCGCGATCAGCTCCCCCAACCTCAATGCCGCGGCGCCAGCGTGTGTTTGTGCTCAGTGATCGTGCAATGCTGCAAACACACCTTCCCGCCGTCCTGCTTCTTCGCCCGCAGGACCGTTCGCTTCACCGGGCGGGACAAGAACTCATACTTCAAGTTGGGCTCGTGCGCGCCGGGCGGCAATGCCAACGAGGAGTTCTCCTTCACTACCTCCCAGTTCTTGTCGACCAACGTCAGGCTGGCAATGCGGCTGCCGAGGTCGACTTCGCACGGCCTCGCGCGTGGCTTGTCGTCCGGCTTTCGCTTGAAACGGCTCTGGTATCCGCCGCGCAGCAGCTGCCGCCAGGTTTCATTGAGACGGCCGATCTCGCCGTTACCGGTTGCGGCCACCCGCGGGCTGGCTTGGTGTGTTTGGCGCCGCGGCGCTGGCTTGCGCTTATTGTCCCTCTTGCTCCGAGGCATAGTGCACTCTCCCTGTTGCGCTATTGCTTAGCCAGTCGTTGTTCGAGCCCGAGCGCTTGTAGATCAGGGTCCGGGCGCAACAGCGCGCGCGGCACCTCGCGCAGATCGAGAATGTCGGCGAAGTGGGGCAAGTCGAGCGCGCGCAGTTGCTCGTCCAGCTCGACGAGGAGACGCAGGTCCGCCGGCTCATAGTCCTCCGGATTGGCGACCGAGCAGCGTTCACCCTCGAAGAGGTCGGCATCGAGGATGGCGTTGACGGCGTAGCGCGCGGACTCGTTGGCGGCTTCCATGCTGGTCAGCCGGGTGTGGGTTTGCATCAGCACTCCGGCGAGCACCAGCTTGTTGAAATGCACCCGGTAATTGCCCGGCTGGCCCGGGCGGCGGCGGTATTGGCCCGGGCGGTTGGTCAGGTAGGGCATGCGGTTCTTGTTCGGCAGATTGGGTCGCGCGCTACCGGGCCGGCCGAAGACGATACCGTCATCGAGATGGTAGAAGACCGGGTCGGGCAAGTGCCGGGGCTGCAAGCCCTGGGCGGCGAGCTGTTTTTCCGCGATCGAGCGGATCTGGGCCCAGGCTTCGCGGGCGATCTCATCGCGGGTGCATTCCCAGGCGCAACGGCCGTTACCACCGGGATTCGACCAGTCGGAGATGTCGACCGAGAGCACGCCGCGGTAGCCGCTCCACCAGCCGCGCTTCTCCATCCAGAACTGCGGCTGCGCGATGGCCGACAGGCGCCAGGGCGAATCGGGGTAGACCGAGTGGCCTTCCAAAATGCGGATGTCACTGTTGAAGTAGTACTGGATGCCGCTCATATGGGCGTAGCCGCCGCCGCTGTCGGCGGCCGTGCGCACGCCCAGGGGGAAGCTGCGCAGGCGCTCGAAGTCTTCCCCGTACAGCTCGGGGTAATCGCGCGCCAAGCCCTGGAGCACGTGCGCCGGCAGGGCGAGGACGTAGTAGTCACGGATCAGCGCGGCCGCGTGCTCCTCCTCTTGCGCTTTGCCGCGGGGCCGCTGCGCGCCGTCTTCTTGCTCGCGCTCGACGATCACCATCGGCCACACCTGGCCGTCGAAGAACTCGAAGCCGTCGAGGACACCGCGCCGGAATTCGACTCCTTGGGCCTCCAGATAACGCCGCCAGTGATCAAACCACACTTGGCTGGCAGGGCCGTTGAGCGTACCGTCGACGCGGGCCGCGGGGTCGAACTGGTCGTGCAGCATCTGCGCGGCGATGGTGCCGTAGGTGCGGGCATCGCACTGCCGCGCGGTCATGGCCAAGGCGGTCTGAGTGGTGGTCTCGATATATTTCTGCGCCCCCGGGCTGAACTGCTCGGCCTCGAGGAAGTTCCACCACGACATCTGCTCGTAGTCGGCGCGGCGCGCCTTACAGCTGGTCATGTACTTGAACATCTTGAGCTGAAAGCGCGCCACGTCACTGAGCGTGAGCCCCATGGCCTTGAGCAGGTCGCAGAGCTCGTCGAAGAACGCCTGCACCGACGGCGTCGTGCGGCGGCGAAATGCCGAGGGCGCCTTGGCCGTGCTGGTGCCGAGCCCCTGGAACGGCGTCGGCACGACGTTGTCGAGCACCGTGCGGGGGCTCTCCTCGAACATCGGCCGGTCTTCCTTGGCCACGGGAGTGCGCCGCATGCTGTCGAAGAGGTTGCGGTAGAACGACGGGAAGAAGCGGAAACCGTGCTCGCCGGGAACCCAGTCTTCGACGATGTGGAAGGAGACGAAGTCGCGCTCCGCGTCCGGCCGGCTCCAGTCGTCGGCAAACCCGAGCCCCATGGCTACCGGCTTGAGCTCGAGCACGCGGCCACTCTTCTTCAGCTCCGGGCTGAGCAACTTGCGCAGCTGTTCCTTGACCGCCAGCGCGCGTTGCCAATCGATGCGCTCCGGCTTGCGGTAGTTCTCGTACGGGACGGCCCCGCGTTGGTCGCAGTGGCCGCGCACCTCGACCAGCTTTACGGCCTCGGCTTCGAGTAGCTCCTTGACCACGGCCTGCAAGGCGTCGCTGGCGGCCGCGGGCTCGGCAAAGCGCGTGGAGTTCTTGCGGAACTTGATCCTAGCGTCCGGCAACAGCCGCAGTTGCTGCGTCGAGAACATGGGGCCGGCCGCCAGCGGTCGGTCCACCCGCTCCCACTGGGTGTGAGCCATGCCGCCGACGCCGCAGGCGACGCCGTCGATGCGCTCGAAGATCGAGGGCTTGCGCATCTCGTAGACCTCGACCTTGTACCCGCGCTCGACCAGCTCGTGGGCCACGGTCAAGCCGGTGATACCAGCGCCGAAAACAGCCACCTCCTTGGGCTTGCTCAGGTAATCGCTAAGACTGTTGCTCATATTGCCTCCTCTCGTGGCGCGCCGGAGTTCAGGCGGTATGACTGCAGTAGCTGTGGAAACGACGGTGCGCGCACCGCCCCGTGCAGGTACGCCATCAGACCGTCGTAGAAGCCGAGCACGTCGTCGGGGTGGCCGCGCAACTGTAACTGCTCCGCGAGCACGGCCTCGAGCAGCGTGGATTGCGCGTCAACCAGCGCCAGAATCGCCGCGCGCGTGGTCCGCACGCTCAGCGCGGGCCGCTGGTGCGCAATCACGGTGAGAGCCGCGGCGCGCTCGAACCGCAAGCATACGGTGTCGTCATCGACCGTGATGGCAACCGCCCGCGGCGCCAAGCGCCGGCACATCTCCTCGTAGGCGTGCGGCAGCTCGCGGCGCAGCACGGCGAAGGACTCGGCCAAGAAGTCGGAGAAGCGCTTCTCAGTAGTCACGGATAAACTCCAGAATCGAGCGGCCGCAAAACTCCACCCGTTCGCCGTCGATGCAGCCCTGCACGCTGGCGCGCGCCGAGACTTCGTTGAAGATCGTCACCCCCAACCTGGTCTCGCTCGGAATCACCACTTGCGCCATATCACTGCCGGTGCAGCGGCAGGTGAGCCAATCGCCGCGGGCGCGCGCCCGCACCTCGTACGAGCGCGGCACATCGGTCGAGCACTCGGGCGCCACCAGCGCCATCACGCGCGGCACCTTGAACACCTGCGCCGGCCGCAGGTGCACCAGCTCGGCCTCGGCCTCGAGGTCGCACTCGCGAAACAGCGCCAGCAAGTGCGCGCCGCGCCACAGCAGCAGCTGCTGCGCCAACGCGCGGGTGCGCGCCCGATCGGTCAGGCGCACGAAGGTGAGGCACCACGGCACCGTCTCGCTCTCCGGCAGGACAAAGCCCCACTCCCACGACACGTCGTGACCCCACAGAAAGTGACCCCAGTTGTGGTCGTGGTACGCCGGCGCACCGTCGAGCTGGTAGCGCCGCCCCGCCACCGTGACCACGCCGCGGACTTGCAGCCGCGGCACCACCACCCAGTTCAGCGGCGGCCCGTCGAGCATGGGAATACTGGGCACATAAGCCGGCTGCGTCACCGGCGCCAGTGCCAGCTCGACGGTGATCGGCCGTTCTCGCAGAGCAACCGCAATCAGGAAGCGGCCGTCGTGAAACCGCAGCCGGTTGCCGCCGAAGGTCAGGTCGATGCGCCCGCCCCGCGAAGTCGCTTCCGCCATGGCGAACTGCTCGACGTCGCCGTCCCAGCCGCGCTCGCGCAGCAGCAAGACCAGGCGCGGAAATTCCGCCCCCTGCAGCGCCCGCGGCCGCGCATCGTCGCAGTAACTGAAGTTGACCAGCAGATCGAGCTCGGCGCTGAGGACGACGAAGTGTTGCCACTCCTTGTGATGGCGCGCTCCGCCGAGGGCGAAGGGCGATCGCCGGACGAAGTCGATGCGCTCGATGGCTTGCCCGAAATCGCCGAGCGCCGGCGCGGCTGCCGGCACCGTCATCAGACTAGCACCCCGCGGAGTTCTAGGCGGCGCGCCGGCTTGGGCGGCTCCTCGGGCGACTGAGTAGCGGAGCGGGCCGCGCTCAGATGCGTCATCACTTGTCGTGACAGAGCGATCAAGCCGAGAGCGGCGTCGACGACCGGGGCAGGCTCAGCGCCGGCGGCGGCGCCGGCCGACGGCCGGCCATAGTCGTCCGCCAAGCAATCGAGTTGCCGGCAGAAGGACACCAGGCCGAGCGCGACCTGCAGGAACATGTTGCGGTCGTCGAACTCGTCGCCGAGTTTATGCAGTGCCGGAGCCATTGCTATTGGCATCGCCGCGCGCGAATTCGAGCAGCGCGCGATCGAGATCTGGGCGACTGATGGCCTGCACTACGGCATCGATGATCGCGCTCGGCATCACCGCCTCCGGGCTGTCTTCGAGCGCGTTGAGCATCGAGCCCTCCCACAACGCCCGCCCGCGCCGGATCAGTTCCGAGCCGGCCAGCTGCGCCTGCCAGCGCCGGCCTTCCGGTGTTTGCGCGAAGCGGCGCCCTTCCGCCACCAACGCGCGAAACGCCGCCTGTGCCGCCGCCGGGTGCTTTAGCATCAGCAGCGCCGCGGCCCGCAGCACGGTGGCGAGGGAATCCTCGACCGGCAACAACAGGTGCGGGGCGTCTTCCCAGCGCTCAGCCTGCGGCCCACACCCAGGCTGCGTCACTGTAACACCTCGACTTCCAAGCTCAGGCGGCCGACCACCTTGGCCCCGGCGCAGACGTTCGCTTCGCCCCGATAGCAACCCGCGCCGGCGCGCTGATCGGGCACGACCACGAACTGAAAGCGTGCGCTCTGGCGGGGCTCCAGCTCGTTGTAGCCCGCTACCGCCCGGCCTTGGTCGTCGATACGTTCGCAACTGACCATGGCCGGCAGCACGAGACCGCCGGCCTCTTGGCGCAGCACGGGGACCGTAAAGGAGACTTGCGCGCGCTGCGCCAGCGGGTTCTCGATGACCAAGCGTGCCGTCGCGCGCTCACCCGGCTTTGCCGCCGCCTTCAGGCTGAGTTGCGCCGGCGAGGGCGCATGACGGCCGAGACGAACGAGAGTATCGGCTATGAAGTCGAAATGCTTGCCGCTGAGCTTCAGCCATTGCTCGTAGTTCAGCAGCGATAGCCGTGTGACGTCGAACAACAGGTCCGAAGCTTCGCTCTGTACCGACGGCGGCAAGGCGTAGGGTGCGGCCTGGCCGCTTTGCGCCAGCGGCGAGCGCTGCTTCAGTTCGTGAATCAAGCGTAGCTGCTGCACTGCGGTCGCGAGTGCCGCCGCCCGCGCCCGTTTCAGCAGTTCGGCGTCGTCCCGTGGTTCGTCTGTCATACGCCACCTTCCTTACCATTCCCGGCTGACCGCGAAGTCGACAAGACCGCGCAAGAAGTCGCGATGCAGTGACGGAGTCAGCCACTCGGCCTTGGCCAGCGCCTTACTGGCCTTGAGCGCGAAGCGTCGCGCCACGCTGCGGGCGTAGTCGACGCTGCCGCGGCGTTTAATCAAGTTGAGCAGGTAGTCGATTTCTTTCTGCGTCTTGACGCCGGCGCCGTTGCCGGCGCGCGCCACGGCGTCTTCGATCACCCGCCTAGCCGCAGGCCTGAGCTGAGCGCGCGCCTGCAAGTCGTCCAAAACCGCGGCCAGCTGCTGCGCCGTGCCGGGCGCCGGCAACGGCCGGCGCTTGCCGAGGATGCGCCAGGCGCGCTTGCGCTCCGTGTCGCTGGCGGTGCGCAGGGCATGCATTAGGATGAGCGTATGCTTGCCCTCCCACAGGTCGCCGGCGATCTCTTTGCCGTAGACTTCACCCTCGCCGGTGAGGTTGAGAACGTCGTCTTGAATCTGGAAAGCGACGCCGAGCAAGCCGGCGAAGCGGCGTAAGGCGGCGCTATGTTCGGGGGTCGCCCCGGCGACGATGCCGCCGATGACTGTGGGCGCGATGAAGGTGTACCAACTGGTCTTCTTGAACACCATGCGGAGGTAGTCGCTATCGGCCAGCTGCCACTGGTGACTGCGGATCCAGTCCAGTTCGATGGCCTGCCCTTCGGTGGATTCGCGGGCCATGCGCGCCACGACTTGCAGGATGCGCAGGGCTTTGCCCAGCCCGAGCAGGCGCATGTTGTCGAGCAGCGGCTCCAGCGCCAGGGCCAGCATCGCGTCGCCGACGTTGACCGCTATCGGCATCCCATGGGACCAGTGCAGCGTCGGCCGGCCGCGCCGATTCTCCGAGCCGTCCTCGACGTCGTCGTGGATCAGGAAAGCATTATGATACAGCTCCAGGATCGCGGCCGAGCGCAGCACCGCCTCCAGCGATCCGCCGAGCGCGCGGCAGGTGGCGATACACAGCGCCGGGCGCAAGGCCTTGGCCTCGCGCAGCGGGTAGTCGAGTACCAGCCCGTAGAGCACCGCATGACAGCGGCTGCTCTTCGGGATGATCTCGCGGATCTCGTGCAGCGTCAGCTGGCGACAGTCGGTCAAGTAGGCATCCAACTCGGCTGAATCCATCCTGCTTTCGTCCGTGCGGCCGGGGCGGTGTAGTCTCGCCGCTGTTACTGAACTAATCGTTTCGCTGCGTAGCACAAACGCAACACACGGCTCAAGCGCAAAAGACCAAGCCGTAAACCCGCACCGGGCAGCATCCAGGCAATTCTGCAACCTAGCGTGCCACGCGCCTCATCGCGGCCGCGTTGCGCGCCACGTCCAAGCACTCGCCTATCCCGCGCGACCGCTCGACTCGGCTACTGACTACGCCGCGCAGACAGGGTAATGTGAGCCATGGTTTTCTTGCACATCATCAGGCGCGAACCACTTGCGGGCTTTCGCCCGGTTGGGGGCGCATGGACGTGCTAGGTTTGCTGGCGATCTTCGGCCTGGGCGCTTTCGAGCTGTGGGCGGCTATTCCTGCGGGCATGGCGCTGCAGCTGCATCCGGTCACCATCGTTGTCACCACCACCCTGGGTGCAATCGCCGGCATCGTGCTGGTCACTCTTGCGGGTGAGCGCGCGCGGGTATGGCTGGAGCGCTGGCTCAGTCGTGCCGCGGGCACTAACGGCCAGGGCCGAGTGGCGCGGGTGTGGACCCGCTACGGCGTGGTTGGCCTGGGGCTGCTGTCGCCGTTGCTGGTCGGGGCGCCGATCGGCACCATCGTCGGCATGACCCTCGGGGCGCCAATGGGCCGCTTGCTGTTCTGGATGAGTCTGGGCGCCGCACTGTGCAGCGCCGGCCTCACGCTGATCGGCATGATGGGGCTGATGGGGTGGCAGTCGTTAGGCCAATGATCCCGGTGAATCGGCGGGCGCAGCGCGGCCTTGTCTGATCGCTTCATGAATCGCCGCGCGCGTGCTGGTAGAGGCGGGCGACTTCTATTGCCACCTCCTCCGGGCTGCGACTGTCAGTGTCGATTTGATGGTCGGCGGCGGCTTCGTACAAAGGGGTGCGTTGGCGCAGCACCTCATCCACTTCCTCGGTAAACGACTTGCCTGCCGTCAGGGCCGGGCGTTCGCCGCCAGCTTCGATGCGGGCGATGATTGCCGGCACCGCAGCTCGCAGCCAGAAGAGCTTGCCACCACGGCGCAAGTGGCTGACGTTCTCTGGGCGAAGAATGACACCGCCGCCGGCATCAATGATGATGTTGTCGCGCTCGCTCATGCGCTTGGTGACCTCGGACTCGAGATCGCGGAAATGCGGCCAGCCGTGCTCCGCGACGATCTGTGGGATCGAGCGCCCGGCATGGCGGACGATTTCTTGATCGAGGCTAACCACCGCCATGCCCAGCTTGGCGCCGAGCAGCTTAGCCACCGTCGATTTGCCGGTCCCGCGGTAGCCGATCAACACTAGATTCATCGCCGCCTCGACTCTGCCGCCAAGTGTTCGAGCACCACCTCGCGCATAACCGAGCGCGGCGCCGTCTTGCCGGTCCACAACTCGAACTGAATCACGGCCTGATTGACGAACATCTCCACCCCGGAGATGGTCTTGCGCCCCTGGCGCTCGGCATCAGCGAGCAGCTTGGTCTTGAGCGGGTTGTAGACGATGTCCATCACCGCCAGCTCGCGGTGCAAGAGCGACTCGGGCACCGCGCTGGCGTCGGTGTCAGGGTGCATACCCACCGGGGTGCAATTTATGAGCACCTGGCTTTCCGCCAGTCGTGCCGCCAAGGTCTTCGGCTCGAGCAACGCACCGCTGGCCTTGACTCCGGTCTTGGTTACCAGGTCGTTCGTCAGCGCCCGCAGCTCAGGCTCAATGACGCCGAGCAGGAAGAGTGCCCCGGCTTTGGCCTCGGCCAGGGTAAAGGCAATCGCCCGCGCCGCGCCACCCGAGCCCAGGATCGTTACCGATCTTCCCGCCACCTCGACACCGGCGTCGCTGAGCGCCTTGAGTGCACCGGGGCCGTCGCTTCCAAAACCTTTGAGCCGGCCGCCGTCGTTGACGACCGTGTTGACCGAACCGATACGGCGGTCAACCGCAGCCACCTCGTCCAAGTGCGGAATGATCGACACTTTGTGAGGGATGGTGACGCTCAGGCCGCGGAAGTTCTCGAACGCGCGCATGCCCGCCACCGCCGCGCCGACGTCCTCGACCCGAAAAGCGACGTAGACGTAATCGAGGTTCAACTCGGCAAAGGCACGATTGTGGATCGCCGGCGACATCGAATGGGCGATCGGGTTGCCGATCACCGCACACAGTGTGGTGCTCGGGGTAATGTCAGTGATAGCTCTCATCTGGATTCAACCTCAACGCAAGCGCACGCGCGGCCCCTTAGCATCAGGCGGCGCACTATAGCCACCCTGCCGCCCAACACCAAGCGGCGTCAGGCTCAAGCTGCTTAGCGGGTGTGCGACAAATCTGTGGGTAACGTGCAGCCGACCGGGCAAATCCTCACCAGTCTGACAGTACTGTGTACTGTCAGGCCGAGGCCCACGGCCGAAAGGGACGCAATTTGTCATTCCCGCGAAAGCGGGAATCCACGGCACCGGCTCGCTACGACCCGCCAAACGCCAAACTGGATTCCCGCTTTCGCGGGAATGACGGCCTTTCGCGGGAATGACGGCCATAACACCGAACCACGTTACCCACAAATTTGTCGCGCACCCGTGCTTAGCTATGTCGGTGCTGTCGGGCTCAGCCGTGTGATGCGCTGGTCGGCGCGCACGATCAAGCAGCGGCCGGGCCGGGGCCGGTCACGCTGAGCTAGCTGGGGAAAGCTGGCGGCGTACCACAGCATGGTGACAACGTCCCACGGCGGCGGGCTCGCGCCCGTGCCGGCGGCGATGTTGTGCACGCAGCGTAGCGGCCGCGGCGGCGCGGCGAGTCCCGCTGCCAGTGCCGTCTCCCAGTCGCGGACGAAGAGCTTCAGCGGCTGCCCCGGCGCGCGTGCGCCCAGCATTATGATCTTCCTGCCCGCGCCGGCGGCGTCGCCGGCGATCACGATCTTTTCCTCGACCGGGAAGAAGACGTTCGCCGCCTTGTCCATGAAGGTCGTTTCGTCGCGGCGAATAGGCTCAGCCGCCGGCGACTCGAGGTAGGCCAGCACGCCTGCGAGGGCAGCGCGGTCGCGGTACCAGAACTCCGTCAGGCAATCGAAGCCGGCAGGCCCGCCGGCGATCTCTTCGGCGACGTGGTTGCGTACATAGCCGCTGAACTGATCGAAATGCCGCAAGGCGAGCGGGGCGTGCACCTCTTCATAGTGCCGCCGGAACTCGGCGCGAGCGAGCTCATGGCGGCGGACGATGAGGGCGATGATCTTCACCGTCGTCCGCTCCCTAACCTTGGCGGTGTTCGGCGTACCAGTTGCGGATGTAGGCGACGATGTCACCGGTGGGCGTGCCCATGGTGAAGATCTCTTGCACGCCGCCGCGCCTGAGCGCGCGGGCGTCTTCTTCAGGAATAACGCCGCCGCCGAGCACCAGCTTGTCGCCTGCGCCTTGCGCCCGCAGCAACTCGACCACCCGGGGGAAGTGGCGCATGTGAGCTGCCGACAGGCTGCTCAGTCCGACCACGTCCACGTCTTCCTCGATCGCGGTCTTGACCACCATCTCCGGCGTCTGCTTGAGGCCACTGAAGATCACCTCCATGCCGGCGTCGCGCAGCGCCGCGGCGATCACCGTGACGCCGATGGTATGGCTGTCGAGTCCGAGCTTGGCCAGCAGCACGCGCACTCGCTTGTCACCGTCCTTGGTCATCGCCGCTCACACTGCTGCTACCATCGCATCCGGGTGGTACTCGCCGAACACCTCGCGCAACACGCCGCAAATCTCGCCGTGCGTGGCATAGGCGCGGACCGCTGCGAGCACTGACGGCATCAGATTGTCATTCCCTTGCGCCGCCCGCCGCACCTCTGCCAACGCCGTCGCCACCCTCGTTCCATCGCGCTGTGCGCGCAAGCGGCGAACTTTTTCGATCTGGCGCTGCTCGACCTCGGGGTCGAGTTTGAAGACCTCGATCGTGCGCCGCTCGCCGGGCTGCTGCAGGTGATTGACCCCGATCAGCTTGCGGGCGCCGCTTTCGATTGCCAGCGTGCGTTCGTACTGCTGGCGCGCCAGCTCGCGCTGGAAGTAACCGCTCTTGATCGCCGCCAGGGCACCGCCCAGGGCATCGATCTTAGCGATCTCCGCCAAGACCGCCGCCGCGATCGTCTTGGTCAGGTGCTCGACGTAGTAGGAACCGCCGAGCGGGTCGACGGTATCGGCGGCGCCGCTTTCGTGGGCGACGATGTTCTGAATGGCCACGCCCACGCGAATGGCTTCCTCACTCGGCAGCGCGTGGGCTTCATCGTGCAGCGGTGTGGTCATGGTCTGACCGCCGCCGCCGAGCACGCAGGCCAGCATCTGGATGGCCAAGCGGGCGATGTTGTTCAGCGGCTGCTGCAGCGTCAGCGACATCGTGCCGGGCGAGGCCGTCAGCCGCACGCACAGCGATTCGGGGCGCTTGGCGCCGTAGCGCTCGCGCATCAGCTGGGCCCAGATCCGACGATAAGCGCGCAGCTTGCCGACCGCCTCGAAGAAGTCCATGTCGATGCCGGTGACGAAACTGAAGTAAGGCGCCACGGTGTCGATGTCGAGGCCGCGTGCCAGTACGCTGTCCAAGTACTCCAGGGCAATGGCGAATGAGAACGCCAGTTCCTGCACCGGATGGGCGTGGGCCGCGTACAGCTGCGCGCTGATGACCGAGATCGGGATCCAGTTCGGGTGGTTGCGAATGGTGTACTCGATCACGTCGGTGGCAATGCGCAGGCCGTGTTCGGGCGGGAAGATGTAGCGGCCGACGCAGGTGTACTCGATCAGGATGGCGTTGGGCATCTGCAGGGTGAAGGCGCGCGGATCGACGCCGCGCTGCTCCAGTGCGGCGATGATCATCGCCAGGTTCACCGGCTGTGGAGCGTTGCACACCGAGGTCAGGCGCTTGAGCCGGTCGAACGGCAAATCGAGCGCCGCCTCCATGTCGGCGAGCGAGTCGATCGCCGTACCGGCGCGGCCGACCTCGCCCGCCGCCAGCGGATGGTCGGAGTCGTAGCCGTTGGTCGTCGGCAGGTCGTACTCGATGATCAGCCCTTCAAGACCCTGCTCCAGCATGTAGCGGCCGCGCTTGGCCCAGTCCTCGCCGGTGCCGAAGCCGGTGACCTGGGTCATCGTCCACAGCCGGCTGCGATAGCCGTTAGGCTGCGTGCCGCGCGTATAGGGGTACTCGCCCGGGAAGCCGGCGTCGCGCAGGTAATCGAAGCCGATGGCCTCCAAGTCCGCCGGGGTGTAGAGGCTCTTGATCGGCCAGCGCATGGCCTGGGTGGTGAACGGCTGCCGGCGCTCACCGTCGCGCGCCAGCGCCGGCCCGAGCGTGTTCGTCTCCCACTGGCGCTGGCGCTGGTGCAGGTCATCCGCCGGAAGTTCCGACGGCGCGGGCTTGGTCTCAGCCATCAATCTCCTCCTTACAACCGCAGACTGGGGAATCTGCCCGCGCTCAGTTACGGGGTCAATAGTGCGCCGCTTCCTTCGGCGGAAGCGGCTTGTTACACTCACTCCGTGACCACGAGCGCCACCACTACTGAGCTTTGCACGATTAGTCGAAACCCGCGTACGGGATGGACCAACCGCCGAGGCCCAGAGGACACCGGGCGAGCGATGCCCCCACGTCTGCGACGTGGACCCTTCAAGGATGAAACTTGGCAGCGACTACCGGACATGGCCCAGGACAGCGTGCGTGTTGCAGGTCAGGGAGCCGGCTGGAGGAAGTGCCTCCCTCTCCCCGCATCGTTGTGCGGGGAGAGGGTTGGGGTGAGGGGCTCGTGCGTTTCTGGCAGCACGAAGGACGCGAAGAGGTCGAAAGATGAACCCCTCACCCCAGCCCTCTCCCCGCACAACAATGCGGGGAGAGGGAGCGACACGCCAAGCGATCCCGGTAGGACGATGCCGCCGAGACAGTGGTCGAGTTTCAGGTCAGAACGCGGAAAGATCCGCAATCGGCAATCTGAAATCCGCGATCGCAGGTTTCCTCTGTGCTCGGTGTGCTCTCTGTGCCTCGGTGGTTCACCTTCGATTTCTATTGCCAGGCCCAACCGGGGCCTCTGCGCTCCGCGCTCGGCGGGCTGAGGGAGCACGGCGGTGGCAATTCGCATCACGCGCGTTTACACCCGCGGCGGCGACCGCGGCCAGACCGCCTTGGTCGGAGGCCAACGGGTGGCTAAGGACCATCCACGGATCGAAGCCTACGGCGCCATCGACGAGCTAAATGCCGTCCTCGGCGTGGTCCGAGCGTTCAACTCAGAGGGGGCAGTCACGCCGGCGCGTGCAGAGATCGAGACCCTGCTGAAGCGAATTCAGGAGCAGCTCTTCGACCTCGGCGGCGAACTGGCGACGCCGCCGCAGGCGGCCCACGAAGACATGTACCGAGTCGGCGCTAGCGATGTGGCCGCGCTCGAAGCTGATATCGATCGGCTACAGCAAGGCTTAGCGCCACTCGACTCGTTCATTTTGCCTGGCGGCGGCAAGGTCGCCGCCTTCTTGCATCAAGCCCGCACCGTCTGCCGCCGCGCCGAGCGCGACGTCCTGCGCCTCAGCCGCGAAGAGCCCATTGGCGACTTCGTCCTGCCCTGGATCAATCGCCTCAGCGACCTACTCTTCGTGCTCTCGCGCTGGGTGAGTCAGCAATGCGGCGAACCCGAGTTCCTGTGGCAGCGCGGGCTGCGCAACCACGAACGCAAAGGCAAAGAGCCAGCCAAGGAGCCAGCATAGATGTCTTCGCTTTACTTCAAGCAGCTACAGCTCGGTCCGATGCAGAACTTCGTCTACCTCATCGGCGATCCGGTCACTCGTACCGCGGCGGTGGTCGATGCCGCCTGGGACATCGATCGCATCGTCGCCATCGCCGCC
Protein-coding regions in this window:
- a CDS encoding NAD(P)-binding protein; translated protein: MSNSLSDYLSKPKEVAVFGAGITGLTVAHELVERGYKVEVYEMRKPSIFERIDGVACGVGGMAHTQWERVDRPLAAGPMFSTQQLRLLPDARIKFRKNSTRFAEPAAASDALQAVVKELLEAEAVKLVEVRGHCDQRGAVPYENYRKPERIDWQRALAVKEQLRKLLSPELKKSGRVLELKPVAMGLGFADDWSRPDAERDFVSFHIVEDWVPGEHGFRFFPSFYRNLFDSMRRTPVAKEDRPMFEESPRTVLDNVVPTPFQGLGTSTAKAPSAFRRRTTPSVQAFFDELCDLLKAMGLTLSDVARFQLKMFKYMTSCKARRADYEQMSWWNFLEAEQFSPGAQKYIETTTQTALAMTARQCDARTYGTIAAQMLHDQFDPAARVDGTLNGPASQVWFDHWRRYLEAQGVEFRRGVLDGFEFFDGQVWPMVIVEREQEDGAQRPRGKAQEEEHAAALIRDYYVLALPAHVLQGLARDYPELYGEDFERLRSFPLGVRTAADSGGGYAHMSGIQYYFNSDIRILEGHSVYPDSPWRLSAIAQPQFWMEKRGWWSGYRGVLSVDISDWSNPGGNGRCAWECTRDEIAREAWAQIRSIAEKQLAAQGLQPRHLPDPVFYHLDDGIVFGRPGSARPNLPNKNRMPYLTNRPGQYRRRPGQPGNYRVHFNKLVLAGVLMQTHTRLTSMEAANESARYAVNAILDADLFEGERCSVANPEDYEPADLRLLVELDEQLRALDLPHFADILDLREVPRALLRPDPDLQALGLEQRLAKQ
- a CDS encoding polyprenyl synthetase family protein; translated protein: MDSAELDAYLTDCRQLTLHEIREIIPKSSRCHAVLYGLVLDYPLREAKALRPALCIATCRALGGSLEAVLRSAAILELYHNAFLIHDDVEDGSENRRGRPTLHWSHGMPIAVNVGDAMLALALEPLLDNMRLLGLGKALRILQVVARMARESTEGQAIELDWIRSHQWQLADSDYLRMVFKKTSWYTFIAPTVIGGIVAGATPEHSAALRRFAGLLGVAFQIQDDVLNLTGEGEVYGKEIAGDLWEGKHTLILMHALRTASDTERKRAWRILGKRRPLPAPGTAQQLAAVLDDLQARAQLRPAARRVIEDAVARAGNGAGVKTQKEIDYLLNLIKRRGSVDYARSVARRFALKASKALAKAEWLTPSLHRDFLRGLVDFAVSREW
- a CDS encoding small multi-drug export protein, translating into MDVLGLLAIFGLGAFELWAAIPAGMALQLHPVTIVVTTTLGAIAGIVLVTLAGERARVWLERWLSRAAGTNGQGRVARVWTRYGVVGLGLLSPLLVGAPIGTIVGMTLGAPMGRLLFWMSLGAALCSAGLTLIGMMGLMGWQSLGQ
- a CDS encoding shikimate kinase produces the protein MNLVLIGYRGTGKSTVAKLLGAKLGMAVVSLDQEIVRHAGRSIPQIVAEHGWPHFRDLESEVTKRMSERDNIIIDAGGGVILRPENVSHLRRGGKLFWLRAAVPAIIARIEAGGERPALTAGKSFTEEVDEVLRQRTPLYEAAADHQIDTDSRSPEEVAIEVARLYQHARGDS
- a CDS encoding shikimate dehydrogenase — protein: MRAITDITPSTTLCAVIGNPIAHSMSPAIHNRAFAELNLDYVYVAFRVEDVGAAVAGMRAFENFRGLSVTIPHKVSIIPHLDEVAAVDRRIGSVNTVVNDGGRLKGFGSDGPGALKALSDAGVEVAGRSVTILGSGGAARAIAFTLAEAKAGALFLLGVIEPELRALTNDLVTKTGVKASGALLEPKTLAARLAESQVLINCTPVGMHPDTDASAVPESLLHRELAVMDIVYNPLKTKLLADAERQGRKTISGVEMFVNQAVIQFELWTGKTAPRSVMREVVLEHLAAESRRR